The Chitinophaga caeni genome segment AAGGTTGATCTGCTAGTAAACTATCTAATTCTTGCATGTATCTGTTTTAAAAGCCCGTAGGGCAAAATTACATAAATCCTATAAAAAAGATAGACTAAAGGGAGATAATATTTAAAAAAAATGATAAATGGGGTTGGGAGGGGGGCCTGGGAGGTAAAAAAATACCGCGGTGTATGCCGCGGTACCAAGGAAGTTATTTTAAGCCGGGGATTTATGTACTAAATCCTTCAAGGTCTTGTTTTCTAATATTTTAAGCGAGGCATCCCTTACACGGCTCATGACTTCGTGTAAGCCGCAAATGGTTTCATCGCGGCAATTTTCACAACGTTCATAATAGTTTAAACTCACGCAGGGGAGTAATGCGATGGGGCCATCGAGTAAGCGTATAATTCTAGCTAAAGGAATCTCCTTCGGGGTACGCATCAGGTAATAACCGCCACCTTTTCCTTTCTTACTGCCGAGAATACCTGCATTTTTTAATTCCAGCAGGATATTCTCCAAGAACTTGATGGAGATATTTTTTTCCTTCGCAATTTCCGATATCAGGATCGGGCCTTTATCTGAGTTTTCGGCCAAATGAATCAATGCGTGAAACGCGTACTGTGTTTTCTTTGATAACATAATTTTCTCCTAGATTGATAGCATTCCCGATCGGGTTACCGCAACATGAATGCACAATTGTTGCAAATATAACGGTTTCTGCAATAGTTGCACTCAATATATGACAGCTTGTCGTTTGCCTGTAGTATCGAATTTAGAACCGCAATACATCCTTCATCGTGAAAACACCCTTCTTATCATGGATGAACTCGGCTGCTGCTATTGCTCCCGCGGCAAATCCCTCGCGGGAATGGGCGGTATGTTTTATCTCGATATCATCGATTTTGGATGTGTAAGTTACGCTGTGCGTTCCCGGTGTTGGATCAATCCTTTCGGAAGTGATGCCCAATTCTTTCACCTCGCTGGCAAAACCATCGACCCAGGAATCTTTTCGTGGGTTGATTTCGATTATTTGCTTGGCCAAGGATATCGCTGTTCCGCTGGGGGCGTCCTTTTTTTGTGTATGATGGATTTCATGCATACGCACGTTGTATTCGGGGTGGGGGGCCATCAATTCCGCCAACCTTTTATTCAACTCGAAGAATATATTTACCCCGATACTGAAATTGCTCGTGCATAAGAAGCTATGATTACCTGCCTTGCATTGTTCTTCTACTTCCGGAAGTTTTTCTAACCAACCGGTTGTTCCGACAACAACGGGAACTCCGGCTGCAAAACATTTCATGATGTTGCCGTATGCCGTAGCGGGCGTCGTAAATTCAATTGCCACATCAGCCTTCGATAGTGCTTCTTTTTCTAATAAATGTTGACTGTCGAAATCAATTTTATATATGATTTCGTGTCCTTTTTCCAAGGCGATTTTTTCAATCGCTTTGCCCATTTTCCCGTAGCCGATCAATGCAATTTTCATAGTGCTGGTATTTAGCGCAAATGAGTTTAGTGTAACTGTTATTATTGATTTAGAATCTTAAACTGGCAAATCCGCCCCGGTTGTACTTGCGGCCGCGTTTATTGCCAATCTGGAGGTTGATGCCGATGCCGATTGCCTGGTTATTGATAATCTTCGGGGTGATATACATGCTGAGGTCATCCGAAATATCAAATTGTTTGAGGTGGGCAAAAACGGTTGCATCCACGATATTCAGACCGTATGCCAAAGCAAAAACTAGTACCGAGTAATCGACATATTGCCGGTAGGCGTCCCGGAGGTAAACGAGATCCGAATTCGTATATTTGAAATCATCTGTATAATTCGGGTTGCCTTGGTTGGCGATCCGCATCCGGTACGCGTCCCTATAAAGCTTGTAATTATCGAGGTTCGATATAAAGAAACCCGCGCTGATACCCAGGGCGGCATACACGATCGGTATTTTCCAGTATTCCCGGTTATAAGCCTGGCCCATGCCCGGTAGAACCGCGCTGTAAAATGCTGCTTTCCCGGGATCATGTTCGCCTTTCGGGTTCAGTTTAACTTTAGCCTTTACGGAAGAGTCCGGTTGGATCGAATTGATAATTAAAGACGTGTCAACTACCGGTTGCGATAAAGTATCCCTCAACTTTGCCGTATTGGCCAAATCGATAGAATCTTGCATTATCTTGGCCTTGCGTGCCGAATCCATTCTCTGTGCCTGTGCCTGCCCTGTAATTAAAAGTATCATCAACAGGGAAAACCCCCGTTGGATGAATTTTTTTTGCATCCTTTGAGCCTTATTTTTCACCGTATAAAGATATTTTTTCCAGGATACTCTCCAGTTCTTCATCTGAATAGAATTCGATCTGGATGTTTCCTTTCCCGTTCTTGCTCCTATCTAGTTTAACTTTCGTTGCAAAATGGGAAGCCAGTTTATCTTCGATCCTCTTGTATGCCGGTGGTAAGCCAGGGAGGGTCTTTTTTTCATTACCCTTATTGGCCTGGTGCATCCTGCGCACGAGCTCTTCGGTTTGACGAACGGACAAGCCGTTTTTCGTGATTTCGTTATAAACAAAAAGTTGCTTGTCAACGTTTTCGATGCTGATCAAAGCCCTTGCGTGCCCCATTGAAATTGTCCCGTTCCTAACGGCCACCTGGATGTCTGGGGGCAGTTTTAACAGGCGCATATAATTCGTAACGGTGCTGCGTTCTTTCCCCATCCGGTCGGCCACCTGTTCTTGCGTAAATACACATTCGTCCATTAGCCTCTTATAACTCAAGGCTATCTCGATAGCATTCAAGTTTTCACGCTGCAAATTTTCGAGCAAAGCCAGCTCCAATAATTCTTGGTCGTTGGCTTGGCGGATGTATGCCGGGATATCTTTCAAGCCGGCCATCTTACTGGCGCGGAGCCTTCTTTCACCGGCAATCAGTTGGAACTTTTTTCCTACCCTGGCAACGGTGATCGGTTGGATCACGTCGTGCAGTTTAATAGAATGACTCAATTCCTGTAATGCCTGTTCATCAAAATCCCTACGGGGTTGCTTCGGGTTGACATCGATATCCTTCAGCGGGATGCGCTCGATACCGGTTGCAGTGGCAACAATTTGTTTGTCCAATGCACTTGAAGTTTGTTTCAACTCGGTATCGATGTTTTGTAACAGCGAGCGGATACCTTTACCCAACGCCGCTTTCTTATTCGGATTGGTCATCTTTGGAAACTAGAATTTTATCTTTGTTTTGGATCTTGGTGAAATCGTGCTTTTGCAATATTTCCTTGGCCAAGTTAAGGTAGTTGATGGCTCCCGTGCTGGAAGCATCGTACATGATAACGGATTTACCGAAGCTCGGCGCTTCGCCCAGCTTGGTATTCCTGTGTATGATGGTATTGAATACGCTTTCTTCGAAATGCTGTTTTACTTCATCCACCACCTGGTTGCTGAGTCGTAGCCTGCCATCGTACATGGTCATCAGGATACCTTCAATTTCCAAGTCGGTATTTAGCCTGCTTTGAACGATCTTGATGGTATTGAGTAATTTACCCAGTCCTTCCAAGGCGAAGAATTCACATTGTACCGGGATAATTACCGAGTTGGCAGCCACCAGGGCATTCACGGTAATTAAACCGAGGGAAGGGGAGCAGTCAAGAATTACGAAATCGTAATCATCTTTCACCGAATCGATCACCTGCTTCATCACGCGCTCGCGGTTAGGATGGTTGATCAGTTCCAGCTCTGCACCGACTAAGTCAATGTGCGAAGGTAAAACCTTTAAGTTCGGTGTATCGGACTCCAGGACTACATCTTTAGCTTGCACATCGTTGACCATACAATCGTACAGGCTTTGTTGAACATTCCGAAGGTCAAATCCCAAACCCGTGGTGCTATTGGCCTGGGGGTCAGCATCCACGAGCAATGTCTTGTATTCCAGTACTGCTAGGCTGCTGGCCAGGTTAATAGCGCTGGTCGTTTTACCGACGCCCCCTTTCTGATTGGCGATTGCTATAATTCTTGCCATTGTATATTATAAGTGTTCAAAGTTAAAAGGACGATCACACGTCTATTGTTTCCCCGATTCCAGGTAATATCAGCTCTAAGCCGGCTTCTTTAAATGCTTGTACCGCTTTTGCATGATCTATTTTGATATAGCCGAATGTATCGTAATGTACCCCGACAATTTTATTACATTGAATCATCTTGGCCGCTTCAATGGCATCATCAATCCCCATCGTGAAGTTATCACCAATCGGTAAGATGGCAAAACCCAGTTCGGCATATTTGGGAACCAATTGCATATCCAGCGTTAACGCGGTATCTCCACTGAAATAAAACGTTCCGTCCGTGGTTTTGAATATAAATCCCATCGGGCTCCCGCCGTAAGAACCATCAGGTAACCCGCTGGAGTGCTGTGCCGCGGTACATTTCACCGTACCGAAGCTGAAATTCCATTGCCCGCCGGTATTCATTGGGTGGGCTTTCTCAATTCCCTGTTTCAGTGTCCACATCACGATCTCGTAGTTCGAAACGACTTTCGCACCGGTGCGCTTCGCTAAACTAACCAGGTCGGCTACATGATCTTCATGACCGTGGGAAACAAAAATATAATCAGCCTCAATGCTCGAAATATCAATTTTTTTTGCCAACTCGTTCGGAGTAATAAATGGGTCGAATAAAATTTTCTTTCCCTGGATATCTACATTGAAACAAGAATGGCCATAATAGGTAAGCTTCATATTGTAAAAATAGTTTATAATTACCCAATCGGACAAAAATACAACGAATACCCAAAATTCAGGCCAAGGAGATCGTATTATTTATTCACAATGGAAAACGGTTCTCAACCGGGTTTCAATATTCAAAGATTGGTTATCAATGCACATAGCCCTCTTACATTCTTGAATAATCGATACTTTTGCAAGTAATATACAATTTTTTTTGAGCTCATCCGTCTTCTCATGACACGAAAGGAAAGGCCCGGGTTGAATTTAACTTTTCAAATCAACACCAAGCATTTAATTTCGATCATTTTAGGAACCAATATTCTGATTATTAATGCGCCAAGGACTTAATTACTGGTTGATCGTTTTAGTATTATTGATTATAGATCTGTACGTTTTCATGGCCGTGCGGGCCGTGGTTAGGAACAGGTCGGAACGTAACAAGAGAATTGTATATTTTGCTTACTGGGGATTTGCTGCGATCGTGTATATCGTGATGCTGACATTTAATTTTAAATCGGTGCATTGGGAGCAACATCCTGAAGCCCGCAGCTACGTGATCAGCTTGGTGATGGGGCAATTTTTTGCGAAGGCAATCGCGATCTTATTTATGATCGTTGATGACCTTAGGAGGTTTATTATTTGGTCCATCGATCGTTTCAAACGTTTCCGAACACCGAGGGAGCAGCAGCAGCTAAGGGAAGGTATCAGCCGCTCGAAATTCATTACCAGCCTGGGCTTGTTAATGGGTGGCGGCATGTTTGCAACCTTGGCTTATGGTTTTTCAAACAAGTATAATTATCATATCCGCAGGGTGAAACTGCATTTCTCTAACTTGCCCCAAGCTTTTAAAGGACTTAAGATCGTCCAAGTATCAGATATCCATTCCGGCAGCTTTAATAATAAACAAGCCGTTGAGCGCGGTGTTGCCATGATCAATGCGCAGAAGGCAGATTTGATCCTCTTTACCGGTGATTTGGTAAATGATCGTGCCGTTGAAATGGAGCATTATATGGATGTTTTTAACAAGATCCAAGCGCCGATGGGCGTATATTCAACCCTTGGAAATCATGATTACGGTGATTATTACCCTTGGCCCGATTATGATCAATTCCACCACAGCCGCCAGAAGGAAGCCAACTTGCAGCAAGTTAAGGATACGCATGCCGAACTTGGCTGGCGATTGATGATGAATGAAAATATCATCTTTGAGCGGGGTGAAGATAAAATAGCCCTGGTAGGTATCGAAAATTGGAGTGTCAATCACCGATTCCCGCGGAAAGGTGATATGCCGAAGGCCATGGCAGGTACGGAAGGTATTCCATTTAAAATATTAATGTCGCATGATCCTTCGCATTGGGACGCCCAAGTGAGGCCGGAGTATCCCGATGTGGATCTGACGCTTGCCGGGCATACCCATGGAATGCAATTCGGCATCGAGATACCATATTTTAAATGGAGTCCCGCCCAATATCTTTATAAACAATGGGCCGGATTATATAAAGAAAATAGACAAATGCTATATGTTAACCGCGGTTTCGGATTTTTAGGCTATCCCGGCAGGGTAGGTATCCTACCGGAAATTACGGTGATCGAATTGGCTTAAGAGCGTGTTCCGCGCTCCAATGTCGGTGTTCCGGGCTCCAACACTGCTGTTCTGAACTCTGAAGTTGATGCCCCGGTTACTCCAATGGCTTGGGTACTCGGGCTAAAAAGTGCTTAAACTTGCAAGTTTTCCCGGTTTACCCCAATACTCCCACATCTGCTTAAATACGATTGAAAGTTAATCATCTCGGAAAGTACATTAAAAATAGTTATGAATTAATTTTTTTGTAATATAAAATTGCTTGTTAATATATACCTTGTGTAAATATTAGCCCCATTCTAGACAGCTTTATTAATTCTTAGCATGAATTTTGTAAAATCTTAACAAATCAAAGAATTATGTCTAAGTGACTGGGGGTGGAACAGTATTTATTCGTCTTAATTACAAACAAAGGATTAAACTATTTTTTTATGAAAAAACTATTCATCGCCGCGTTGCTGATGTCTGTAGTAGCCATATCTACAGTTAATGCCCAAAGATTTGTTAGATTCGGTATCAAGGGTGGAGCCAATATCCAGCAATTGGATGCAGACGGTTTCGAAAACGGTTTTAAATGGGGCTACCATTTGGGTGGCTTGGTCCAGGTGAATATCGCCAAAGGTTTCGGTGTTCAGGGCGAGGTTATCTTCTCGGAATCCAAACAAAGAACGACGAACCAGTTCTCAACCATTTATCAAACGGATCCTACATCAGACGATATAGACGTTAAACTGAATTACCTCAGTATTCCCATCTTAGCTAACATTCCGATCGCTATGAACCAAAGGCTGAAATTGCAAGTTGGTCCGCAATACAGCATCTTGCTTAGCAAAAAAGATAACCTTTGGCAAAATGGTAAAAATGCATTCAAAAGCGGTGATTTCGCCGTGGTTGGAGGACTTTGGTTACAATTGCCGATCGTTAACTTAAGCGCCCGTTACGGTATCGGTTTAAATGATATCAACGATCTAACAGACACAAAAAGTTGGAAAAATCAAACTATCCAACTGGGTGTAGGCGTCACGTTATAAGATGTCTTCACAACACCTCTTTAATTTATAAGAAAATATTTATAAGCGTTTCACTTGGTATTATAGCAATTTGCCAAGTGAAACGCTTTTTTTAGCTATCTTTCGCCCGGTTTAATAGTTCAATCCTATTGGCATCAAAGTTGTCAATATAGTATAAAACCATAAAAGAAGACTTCTAGTTATGTTGACTGACAGCTTGTCTTTTAGGCTTTAAATTAATCAGATGAATAAATTTTTTTTAGGAAACTCGGAGGAAGAGATGGAATTTATGCCATTGATTCCCTTGGGAGAAGATAGCGAGAATGAGGATGATGGGCAACTTCCCGATGAATTAGCCCTCTTACCATTAAGAAATACAGTTTTGTTCCCCGGTGTTGTAATTCCAATTACCGTTGGTAGGGACAAGTCCATCAAGGCTGTAAACGATGCTTATAAAGCTGACAAATTGGTAGGTGTCGTAGCGCAAAAAGACAGTAATGTAGAAGAACCTACGGTTGCTGATTTATCAGATGTTGGTACCATAGCCAAAATCGTGAAATTAATTAAGATGCCCGATGGCGGTACCACGGTCATTATACAAGGTAAAAAACGCTTTAAAATCACTGAAATCATCTCGGAGGAGCCATATTTCAAAATGAAATACGACCTCTTAGCTGATATCCCCACGGAAAACCAGGAAGAATTTGATGCTTACATCTCTTCCATCAAGGATCTGGCCAGCCAAATCATCGCTTTATCCCCCAATATCCCTTCCGAGGCCAGCATGATCTTGAAGAATATCGAAAATGCATCTTTCTTGATCCATTTCGTTTCTTCTAACCTGAATAGCGACCTGAAGGATAAGCAGAAATTGCTGGAAACGAACCAGCTGCATATCAGGGCTGAATTATTGCTCAGGTTGCTACAAACAGAATTGCAACTGGCAGAGCTGAAAAACAAGATCACCAATAAAACCAAGGCTGATCTCGATAAACAACAAAGGGAATATTTCTTACAGCAACAGCTTAAATCGATCAAGGAAGAGCTGGGTGGTGATACGAACGACCGCGAGCTGCGCGAAATGAAACGCAAAGCGGAAGACAAAAAATGGTCGGAGCAAGCGAAAGAAGCCTTTAATAAAGGCATTGAAAAGTTGGAAAGGATGCATCCCAGCACACCGGATTACTCGGTTGTGTACAATCACCTGGACCTGATGCTTGATTTACCTTGGGCCGACTATACAAAAGATGTATATGATCTGAAGAAAGCCAAGAAAATCTTGGATCATGATCATTACGGTATGGATCGTATCAAGGAAAGGATCTTGGAATATTTGGCCGTACTGAAGCTGAAAGGCGATATGAAATCCCCGATCTTATGTTTCGTTGGTCCCCCGGGGATCGGTAAAACATCCCTCGGAAGATCTATCGCTAACGCCATCGGAAGGAAATACGTGCGCTTGAGCCTGGGTGGCTTACATGATGAAAGCGAGATCCGCGGTCACCGCAAAACATATATCGGTGCTATGCCCGGAAGAATTTTGCAATCGATCCGCAAGGTCAAAACTTCTAACCCGGTAATGATTTTGGATGAGATCGATAAGATCGGCAGTGATTTTAGGGGAGATCCGGGTTCTGCTTTATTAGAAGTACTCGACCCTGAACAGAACAATACTTTCTACGATAATTATCTCGAATTGGAATACGATTTGAGCAAAGTGTTGTTTATCGCTACGGCCAATAATATTAATAATATCCATCCCGCTTTGAGGGACCGCTTGGAAATTATCGACCTGAGCGGCTATTCGATCGAAGAAAAAGTTGAAATCGCCAAGCGGCACTTGATACCCAAGCAAAAAGAAGCCCATGGTCTCGATAAAGTGAAATTTACCTTCACGAAAGCCGGTATTGAAAAGTTAATTGCGGATTATACCCGTGAAAGTGGTGTGCGGGAACTGGATCGCCAGTTTGCTGCCATCATGAGGGCGATCGCGAAAAAAGTTGCGATGGAAGAAAAAGTGCCCAGCTCGATAACCGATGAAATCGTCGGGGAGATACTCGGTAAACCCAGGTACAGCAACGAGATGTACAAGGTAGGTTATCCGCCGGGAGTGGCCGTAGGATTGGCTTGGACTTATGTTGGCGGTGATATCTTGACGATTGAATCCAGCTTGGCAGAAGGGAAAGGTGAGGTGAAGTTGACCGGGAACCTGGGCAACGTGATGAAAGAATCTGCCGCGACAGCCTTAAGTTATTT includes the following:
- a CDS encoding RrF2 family transcriptional regulator, yielding MLSKKTQYAFHALIHLAENSDKGPILISEIAKEKNISIKFLENILLELKNAGILGSKKGKGGGYYLMRTPKEIPLARIIRLLDGPIALLPCVSLNYYERCENCRDETICGLHEVMSRVRDASLKILENKTLKDLVHKSPA
- the dapB gene encoding 4-hydroxy-tetrahydrodipicolinate reductase translates to MKIALIGYGKMGKAIEKIALEKGHEIIYKIDFDSQHLLEKEALSKADVAIEFTTPATAYGNIMKCFAAGVPVVVGTTGWLEKLPEVEEQCKAGNHSFLCTSNFSIGVNIFFELNKRLAELMAPHPEYNVRMHEIHHTQKKDAPSGTAISLAKQIIEINPRKDSWVDGFASEVKELGITSERIDPTPGTHSVTYTSKIDDIEIKHTAHSREGFAAGAIAAAEFIHDKKGVFTMKDVLRF
- a CDS encoding DUF5683 domain-containing protein, with amino-acid sequence MQKKFIQRGFSLLMILLITGQAQAQRMDSARKAKIMQDSIDLANTAKLRDTLSQPVVDTSLIINSIQPDSSVKAKVKLNPKGEHDPGKAAFYSAVLPGMGQAYNREYWKIPIVYAALGISAGFFISNLDNYKLYRDAYRMRIANQGNPNYTDDFKYTNSDLVYLRDAYRQYVDYSVLVFALAYGLNIVDATVFAHLKQFDISDDLSMYITPKIINNQAIGIGINLQIGNKRGRKYNRGGFASLRF
- a CDS encoding ParB/RepB/Spo0J family partition protein, with protein sequence MTNPNKKAALGKGIRSLLQNIDTELKQTSSALDKQIVATATGIERIPLKDIDVNPKQPRRDFDEQALQELSHSIKLHDVIQPITVARVGKKFQLIAGERRLRASKMAGLKDIPAYIRQANDQELLELALLENLQRENLNAIEIALSYKRLMDECVFTQEQVADRMGKERSTVTNYMRLLKLPPDIQVAVRNGTISMGHARALISIENVDKQLFVYNEITKNGLSVRQTEELVRRMHQANKGNEKKTLPGLPPAYKRIEDKLASHFATKVKLDRSKNGKGNIQIEFYSDEELESILEKISLYGEK
- a CDS encoding ParA family protein — its product is MARIIAIANQKGGVGKTTSAINLASSLAVLEYKTLLVDADPQANSTTGLGFDLRNVQQSLYDCMVNDVQAKDVVLESDTPNLKVLPSHIDLVGAELELINHPNRERVMKQVIDSVKDDYDFVILDCSPSLGLITVNALVAANSVIIPVQCEFFALEGLGKLLNTIKIVQSRLNTDLEIEGILMTMYDGRLRLSNQVVDEVKQHFEESVFNTIIHRNTKLGEAPSFGKSVIMYDASSTGAINYLNLAKEILQKHDFTKIQNKDKILVSKDDQSE
- a CDS encoding metal-dependent hydrolase, whose product is MKLTYYGHSCFNVDIQGKKILFDPFITPNELAKKIDISSIEADYIFVSHGHEDHVADLVSLAKRTGAKVVSNYEIVMWTLKQGIEKAHPMNTGGQWNFSFGTVKCTAAQHSSGLPDGSYGGSPMGFIFKTTDGTFYFSGDTALTLDMQLVPKYAELGFAILPIGDNFTMGIDDAIEAAKMIQCNKIVGVHYDTFGYIKIDHAKAVQAFKEAGLELILPGIGETIDV
- a CDS encoding metallophosphoesterase; the encoded protein is MRQGLNYWLIVLVLLIIDLYVFMAVRAVVRNRSERNKRIVYFAYWGFAAIVYIVMLTFNFKSVHWEQHPEARSYVISLVMGQFFAKAIAILFMIVDDLRRFIIWSIDRFKRFRTPREQQQLREGISRSKFITSLGLLMGGGMFATLAYGFSNKYNYHIRRVKLHFSNLPQAFKGLKIVQVSDIHSGSFNNKQAVERGVAMINAQKADLILFTGDLVNDRAVEMEHYMDVFNKIQAPMGVYSTLGNHDYGDYYPWPDYDQFHHSRQKEANLQQVKDTHAELGWRLMMNENIIFERGEDKIALVGIENWSVNHRFPRKGDMPKAMAGTEGIPFKILMSHDPSHWDAQVRPEYPDVDLTLAGHTHGMQFGIEIPYFKWSPAQYLYKQWAGLYKENRQMLYVNRGFGFLGYPGRVGILPEITVIELA
- a CDS encoding porin family protein; protein product: MKKLFIAALLMSVVAISTVNAQRFVRFGIKGGANIQQLDADGFENGFKWGYHLGGLVQVNIAKGFGVQGEVIFSESKQRTTNQFSTIYQTDPTSDDIDVKLNYLSIPILANIPIAMNQRLKLQVGPQYSILLSKKDNLWQNGKNAFKSGDFAVVGGLWLQLPIVNLSARYGIGLNDINDLTDTKSWKNQTIQLGVGVTL
- the lon gene encoding endopeptidase La, whose translation is MNKFFLGNSEEEMEFMPLIPLGEDSENEDDGQLPDELALLPLRNTVLFPGVVIPITVGRDKSIKAVNDAYKADKLVGVVAQKDSNVEEPTVADLSDVGTIAKIVKLIKMPDGGTTVIIQGKKRFKITEIISEEPYFKMKYDLLADIPTENQEEFDAYISSIKDLASQIIALSPNIPSEASMILKNIENASFLIHFVSSNLNSDLKDKQKLLETNQLHIRAELLLRLLQTELQLAELKNKITNKTKADLDKQQREYFLQQQLKSIKEELGGDTNDRELREMKRKAEDKKWSEQAKEAFNKGIEKLERMHPSTPDYSVVYNHLDLMLDLPWADYTKDVYDLKKAKKILDHDHYGMDRIKERILEYLAVLKLKGDMKSPILCFVGPPGIGKTSLGRSIANAIGRKYVRLSLGGLHDESEIRGHRKTYIGAMPGRILQSIRKVKTSNPVMILDEIDKIGSDFRGDPGSALLEVLDPEQNNTFYDNYLELEYDLSKVLFIATANNINNIHPALRDRLEIIDLSGYSIEEKVEIAKRHLIPKQKEAHGLDKVKFTFTKAGIEKLIADYTRESGVRELDRQFAAIMRAIAKKVAMEEKVPSSITDEIVGEILGKPRYSNEMYKVGYPPGVAVGLAWTYVGGDILTIESSLAEGKGEVKLTGNLGNVMKESAATALSYLQSNAKKYHIDSKLFATKNIHVHVPEGAVPKDGPSAGITMVTALASVLTGRKVKPYLAMTGEITLRGQVLPVGGIKEKILAAKRAGIKEIVLCWQNEKDVKEINPAYIKGVKFHYVKEMNQVLETALLKK